In the genome of Hevea brasiliensis isolate MT/VB/25A 57/8 chromosome 14, ASM3005281v1, whole genome shotgun sequence, the window CGAATCAAAAAAGGTATAATGAACTATTTACTAAAATGACTTCATAAAGTATGCCCATTTGTAAAACCAATTAACCAATTATGATAAGCAATAAAAATAACAATAACACAAGGGGAAAAATTAGCATTCATTCCTCATGCCCTAAAAATATCCTATATCAACTCAATCTTAAATATAAATAACTTTATCAACAACAAAATCTTCGAGAATGAGAACAGAAAAGGGGCCTCAAGAAGAGAATGAAAGAGCAAAACTGTGCTCACCAGAAGAATTAGCCGGCAACTCTTTCTACCTAGTTGGATCTGGGTGTTGCCCATTCAACTCGAAGGATTAGATTGTCATAACCATATCCATTAAGCTTATTGATAGCCCTCTCAGCATCTTCCTTGTTTACAAAATTCACAAAACCAAAACCCCTGCTAACACCAGTCTTCTGATCAATAGCAACATATACTCGGCTAACAGGACCAAATGTACGGAACAGTTCAAGCAAGTCAGGCTCTCTAGTATCCTCTGATAAATTGGTGACACGAACTGAATTCTCTTCATTTCTGCGCCTCATATCTGATCCAACGGTTCTTTCTGCACCTGCTCGCATGCTTGGTGGCACATATGCACCCTTGGTGGCTCCAGCAGCAGCAGTAGCAACAGGCTCAGCTGCTGCTGGTTTATCAATGAAGCCTTCAGGCTGCGGTGCAAGATCCTTATAGGGGCATCGTGACGTCCAGTGGTCACCTTTCTTACCACAAGTTCTGCACACCATAAGAACAGCTCCAGCTTTACCTAACTGAGCCAAGTTATCCCCAGGCATCTTAGTTTCTTCCACTTTGGTGCCTGTTGGCATGTCAATACtagaacattaaaaaaaaaaaaaaaaagataacatATAATAACATAAACTATCATCAATAAAAGATAGCTACAATCACAGGATTATCCTAGATCAGAAGCTTAGCCAAAGTAAGAATTCTGAAAACAAAAGAACCATCAGATGAAAAGTTCTATTAAAAACCAAAAATCAAGACCAGAATAATAAGTGGTGTAGATATTTAAGTAGAATATGCTGCAACATAGCACAACAAGAAGATTGTCCCTTTGAGATCACAAGGTCAAAGGTTCAATGACACTTTTGGAGTGTTGTGCTATCAAAGTGAAGACAAAAGTGTAATTGGCCACCATAACCGAATAAAGCAAGTCCTAGTGAAAGATCGAACATCTTACAAATGTACTTGATGATCTCAA includes:
- the LOC110645229 gene encoding uncharacterized protein LOC110645229, with translation MSLDKSSLNQTKPLRWGELDEDDGEDLDFLLPPKQVIGPDENGIKKVIEYKFNDDGNKVKITTTTRVRKLAKARLSKRAMERRNWAKFGDAVHEDVGSRLTMVSTEEILLERPRAPGTKVEETKMPGDNLAQLGKAGAVLMVCRTCGKKGDHWTSRCPYKDLAPQPEGFIDKPAAAEPVATAAAGATKGAYVPPSMRAGAERTVGSDMRRRNEENSVRVTNLSEDTREPDLLELFRTFGPVSRVYVAIDQKTGVSRGFGFVNFVNKEDAERAINKLNGYGYDNLILRVEWATPRSN